A genomic region of [Eubacterium] eligens ATCC 27750 contains the following coding sequences:
- a CDS encoding replication-associated recombination protein A, whose protein sequence is MDLFEYMRENNKNNESPLAMRLRPETLEEMVGQSHIVGKDKLLYRAIKADKLSSVIFYGPPGTGKTTLARIIANTTSAEFCQVNATVAGKKDMEEVVAKAKDNLGMYGRKTILFVDEIHRFNKGQQDYLLPFVEDGTIILIGATTENPYFEVNGALISRSIIFELKPLEKDDIKTIIKRAVYDEKKGMGSYKAVIDDDALEFLADISNGDARNALNAVELGILTTDRSEDGFIHIDIETAQECIQKRSVRYDKEGDNHYDTISAFIKSMRGSDPDAVSYYLAKMLYAGEDIKFIARRIMICASEDVGNADPNALQVAVAAAQAVERIGMPEARIILSQAALYIATAPKSNSCIMAIDKAMDVVKNSKTAPVPVHLQDAHYKGSAKLGHGIGYKYAHDYPNHFVKQQYLPDAYVDEKFYEPSDMGYEKDIKKHLEKINSEA, encoded by the coding sequence ATGGATTTATTTGAATACATGAGGGAAAACAATAAGAACAATGAGTCTCCGCTTGCGATGAGATTACGACCAGAAACTCTTGAGGAGATGGTTGGACAGTCACATATAGTTGGTAAAGATAAACTGCTTTACAGGGCTATTAAAGCTGATAAGCTAAGTTCAGTTATTTTTTATGGACCGCCGGGAACAGGAAAAACTACACTTGCAAGAATTATAGCCAATACAACGAGTGCAGAGTTCTGTCAGGTTAATGCGACAGTAGCAGGCAAAAAGGACATGGAAGAGGTTGTTGCAAAAGCAAAGGACAATCTTGGAATGTATGGAAGAAAAACGATACTTTTTGTAGATGAGATTCATAGATTTAATAAAGGTCAGCAGGATTATCTGTTACCTTTCGTTGAGGATGGAACTATAATTCTTATTGGCGCGACCACGGAGAATCCATATTTTGAAGTAAACGGGGCTTTAATATCAAGGTCAATAATATTTGAGTTGAAGCCTCTTGAAAAAGACGATATAAAGACAATAATAAAAAGAGCTGTATATGACGAAAAGAAAGGTATGGGGAGTTATAAGGCGGTAATAGATGATGATGCACTGGAGTTCTTAGCTGATATATCCAATGGGGATGCAAGAAATGCACTTAATGCCGTAGAGCTTGGTATACTTACGACAGACAGGTCAGAGGATGGATTTATCCATATAGACATTGAGACAGCGCAGGAATGTATCCAGAAACGTTCAGTCAGATATGATAAAGAGGGCGATAACCATTATGATACAATATCTGCATTTATTAAGAGTATGCGAGGATCAGATCCGGATGCTGTAAGCTATTATCTTGCCAAAATGTTATATGCAGGTGAAGATATAAAATTCATTGCCAGAAGAATTATGATATGTGCAAGTGAGGATGTAGGCAATGCGGATCCTAATGCATTGCAGGTGGCAGTTGCTGCAGCACAGGCTGTTGAAAGGATAGGAATGCCTGAAGCACGGATAATACTTAGTCAGGCAGCACTTTATATTGCCACTGCGCCTAAGAGCAATTCGTGTATTATGGCAATTGATAAGGCAATGGATGTGGTTAAAAATTCAAAGACTGCGCCTGTGCCTGTACATTTGCAGGATGCACATTATAAAGGAAGTGCAAAACTTGGACATGGAATAGGATATAAATATGCACATGACTATCCTAATCATTTTGTAAAACAGCAGTATCTTCCTGATGCATATGTGGATGAGAAATTTTACGAACCATCTGATATGGGATATGAGAAGGACATTAAGAAACATTTGGAGAAGATTAATTCGGAGGCATAG
- a CDS encoding glycine--tRNA ligase, which translates to MEKTMEKIVSLAKARGFVYPGSEIYGGLANTWDYGNLGVELKNNVKKAWWQKFVQESPYNVGVDCAILMNPQTWVASGHLGGFSDPLMDCKECHERFRADKLIEDWADENSYDLGGSVDGWTQEQMKNFIDEKNICCPSCGKHNFTDIRQFNLMFKTFQGVTEDAKNTVYLRPETAQGIFVNFKNVQRTSRKKVPFGIGQIGKSFRNEITPGNFTFRTREFEQMELEFFCKPGTDLEWFTYWRQYCIDWLKALGIKEDEMRARDHSPEELCFYSKGTTDIEFLFPFGWGELWGIADRTDYDLTQHQTVSGEDMSYFDDEAKEKYIPYVIEPSLGADRVTLAFLCSAYDEEELEGGDVRTVLHFHPAIAPVKIGILPLSKKLNEGAEKVYAELSKYYNCEFDDRGNIGKRYRRQDEIGTPFCITYDFDSEEDGAVTVRDRDTMQQERIKIADLKAYFEDKFRF; encoded by the coding sequence ATGGAAAAGACAATGGAGAAAATTGTTTCTTTAGCTAAGGCGAGAGGATTTGTTTACCCAGGTTCTGAAATCTATGGAGGATTAGCTAATACATGGGATTATGGTAATCTTGGTGTTGAGTTAAAGAACAATGTTAAGAAGGCATGGTGGCAGAAGTTCGTACAGGAAAGCCCATATAATGTTGGTGTTGATTGTGCAATTCTTATGAACCCTCAGACTTGGGTAGCATCAGGTCATCTTGGTGGATTTTCTGATCCATTAATGGACTGCAAGGAATGTCATGAGAGATTCAGAGCAGATAAACTTATAGAAGACTGGGCAGATGAGAATTCATATGATCTTGGCGGTTCAGTTGATGGATGGACACAGGAGCAGATGAAGAATTTCATTGATGAGAAGAATATCTGCTGTCCTTCATGCGGTAAGCACAATTTCACAGATATCAGACAGTTCAACCTTATGTTCAAGACATTCCAGGGTGTAACTGAGGATGCCAAGAATACAGTATATTTAAGACCGGAGACAGCTCAGGGTATCTTCGTTAACTTCAAGAATGTCCAGAGAACATCAAGAAAGAAAGTGCCTTTTGGTATCGGACAGATTGGTAAGTCATTCCGTAACGAGATTACACCAGGTAACTTCACATTCAGAACAAGAGAGTTTGAGCAGATGGAATTAGAGTTCTTCTGCAAGCCTGGAACAGATCTTGAGTGGTTCACATACTGGAGACAGTACTGCATAGACTGGCTTAAGGCATTAGGAATTAAGGAAGATGAAATGAGAGCAAGAGATCATTCACCAGAAGAACTCTGCTTCTACTCTAAGGGAACAACAGATATCGAATTCCTCTTCCCATTCGGATGGGGCGAACTCTGGGGTATTGCTGACAGAACAGACTATGACCTTACACAGCATCAGACAGTATCTGGCGAAGATATGTCATACTTTGATGATGAAGCTAAGGAGAAGTATATACCATATGTTATCGAGCCTTCACTTGGCGCAGACCGTGTAACATTAGCATTCCTCTGCTCAGCTTATGACGAAGAAGAACTTGAAGGAGGAGATGTAAGAACAGTTCTTCATTTCCACCCTGCAATAGCACCAGTTAAGATTGGTATTCTTCCACTTTCTAAGAAGTTAAATGAAGGCGCAGAAAAAGTATATGCAGAGCTTTCTAAGTACTATAACTGTGAATTTGATGACAGAGGTAATATCGGAAAGAGATACAGAAGACAGGATGAGATTGGTACACCATTCTGTATCACATATGATTTTGATTCGGAAGAAGATGGTGCTGTAACTGTAAGAGATAGGGATACAATGCAGCAGGAAAGAATAAAGATAGCAGATCTTAAGGCATATTTTGAAGATAAGTTTAGATTTTAA
- a CDS encoding TIGR04100 family radical SAM protein: MEILYKVHNNLYVNLTNKCPYACTFCLRQTMDRIGESGRLWLEREPLYDEVIAEFDKFNMDEYEEVVFCGFGEPTERFDVLIKVAEYVKKTFGKKTRINTNGVGNLVNGRDIVPEMKGLIDTISISLNNPHKDEYNALVRSKFGEKSFDEMISFAKECTKYIPNVVLTTVDTTISHEEEAECQKLCDEIGAAYRIRPWED, from the coding sequence ATGGAAATATTATATAAAGTTCATAACAATTTATATGTTAATCTAACTAATAAATGTCCATATGCATGTACTTTTTGTTTAAGACAGACAATGGACAGAATTGGAGAGTCTGGAAGACTCTGGCTTGAGAGAGAACCTTTATATGATGAGGTTATAGCTGAATTTGATAAGTTCAATATGGATGAGTATGAAGAGGTTGTATTCTGTGGATTTGGGGAGCCAACAGAAAGATTTGATGTTCTTATCAAGGTAGCTGAATATGTCAAAAAAACATTTGGCAAAAAGACAAGAATTAACACCAATGGGGTTGGCAATCTTGTGAATGGTAGGGATATTGTGCCAGAGATGAAGGGGCTTATAGATACAATATCTATCAGTCTTAACAATCCACACAAAGATGAATACAATGCACTTGTAAGAAGTAAGTTCGGTGAGAAATCATTTGATGAGATGATAAGCTTCGCAAAGGAATGTACCAAGTATATCCCTAATGTTGTTCTTACAACAGTTGACACAACCATATCTCATGAGGAAGAGGCAGAGTGCCAGAAGCTATGTGATGAGATAGGGGCTGCTTACAGGATTCGTCCTTGGGAGGATTAA
- a CDS encoding pyridoxamine kinase, translating to MPENNVSHNNQKKIAAINDYSGFGRCSIAVELPVISAMKIQCCPMPTSIFSNHTGFDSFYFKDFTENMPPYMAEWKKLNLKFDGIVTGFLGSHNQIAIVEEFFKNFKTEDNIVVIDPVMGDYGNLYPTYTDETCQEMKKLVKYADILTPNLTEACILTDEPYRPDYSNDELKKIAMKLVAMGPSKIVITGIQRGHYIGNYCYEKNREDYLIKTMKVGTQRSGTGDIFASIIAADAVNGVNFHESVRKASTFIKKCILKAIEMDIPLTDGVPFEELLTTLK from the coding sequence ATGCCAGAGAATAATGTGTCTCATAATAACCAGAAGAAAATAGCAGCAATTAATGATTATTCTGGTTTTGGAAGATGTTCTATTGCAGTTGAACTGCCTGTTATATCAGCAATGAAAATTCAGTGCTGTCCAATGCCTACATCGATATTTTCTAATCATACAGGCTTTGACAGCTTTTATTTTAAAGATTTCACAGAGAATATGCCACCTTATATGGCAGAGTGGAAGAAGTTAAACCTTAAATTTGATGGAATTGTAACAGGATTCTTGGGTTCACATAATCAGATTGCTATTGTTGAAGAATTTTTCAAGAATTTCAAGACGGAAGATAATATTGTTGTTATCGACCCGGTTATGGGGGATTACGGAAATCTGTATCCGACATATACTGATGAGACATGCCAGGAGATGAAGAAGCTTGTAAAATATGCAGATATTCTTACACCGAACCTCACAGAAGCATGTATTTTAACTGACGAGCCATACAGACCGGATTATTCCAATGATGAGCTTAAAAAAATTGCAATGAAGCTTGTTGCAATGGGACCATCTAAGATTGTTATTACAGGAATCCAGCGGGGCCATTATATTGGTAATTACTGTTATGAAAAGAACAGGGAAGACTATCTTATTAAGACTATGAAGGTTGGAACACAGCGTTCCGGAACAGGAGATATATTTGCATCTATAATAGCTGCAGATGCTGTAAATGGTGTGAATTTCCATGAGTCAGTAAGAAAAGCATCTACATTTATAAAAAAATGCATACTCAAGGCTATAGAGATGGATATTCCTCTGACAGACGGTGTGCCGTTTGAGGAACTGCTGACTACGTTGAAGTAA
- the recO gene encoding DNA repair protein RecO — translation MAEVTTVTGMILSAMPVGEYDRRLVILTKEYGKITVFAKGARKPNSTLIGVTRSFIFGTFEVYRGRESYTMYKASAKEYFENVVNDLNAVCYACYFAEIADYYGRENLDASEMINLLYITLKALGRGAVSHELIRFIYEIRMVAVNGECPDFFTCHECGREDNLYVYSYSRNGLCCKNCATNVYDGITLSGSTVYTLQYIVTAQLNRLYSFTVTKEVQEELRLVVNRLESIVFDKEFKSKEMLNLTI, via the coding sequence ATGGCGGAGGTTACTACTGTTACAGGCATGATACTTTCCGCCATGCCTGTCGGTGAATATGACAGAAGACTGGTTATACTGACTAAGGAGTATGGCAAGATAACGGTATTTGCGAAAGGTGCGAGAAAGCCTAATAGCACACTGATTGGTGTTACGAGAAGCTTTATATTTGGAACATTTGAGGTGTACCGTGGACGCGAATCATATACGATGTATAAAGCATCGGCTAAGGAGTACTTTGAAAATGTGGTAAATGACCTTAATGCCGTGTGCTACGCCTGCTATTTTGCTGAGATTGCAGATTATTATGGCAGGGAGAATCTTGATGCATCAGAAATGATTAATCTGCTCTATATTACTCTTAAGGCATTGGGCAGAGGTGCTGTCAGTCATGAGCTTATAAGATTCATATACGAGATAAGAATGGTTGCGGTTAATGGTGAGTGTCCTGATTTCTTCACATGCCACGAGTGTGGCAGAGAAGATAATCTGTATGTATATTCGTATTCAAGAAACGGACTATGTTGTAAGAATTGTGCCACAAATGTATATGATGGAATTACACTTTCAGGTTCGACGGTATATACACTACAGTATATTGTCACAGCACAGCTTAACAGGCTGTATTCATTTACAGTTACAAAGGAAGTTCAGGAAGAATTAAGGCTTGTGGTGAACAGGCTGGAAAGCATTGTGTTTGATAAAGAATTTAAGTCGAAGGAAATGCTTAATCTGACCATATAA
- the era gene encoding GTPase Era, with the protein MLAASGITGGAKAENTRTKTGFVTFIGRPNVGKSTLMNQIIGQKIAITSNKPQTTRNRIQTVYTDERGQIVFVDTPGIHKAKNKLGEYMVGAAEKTISEVDLICWLVEPTTHLGAAEEHIVEKLKECKTPIVLVINKTDTIKKEEILPVIDCYRKELDFVDIVPVCARNGNNVDDLLDVIFLHLDYGPMYYDEDTVTDQPMKQIVAELIREKALHALNDEIPHGIAVVIDSFKERRNARGPITDIDATIICERDSHKGIIIGKGGEMLKKIGTNARYEIEKQLDMKVNLKLWVKVKKEWRDSDILLKNFGYDKKKDK; encoded by the coding sequence ATGCTTGCAGCCAGCGGAATTACCGGGGGCGCTAAGGCAGAGAACACAAGAACTAAGACAGGCTTTGTAACATTTATAGGAAGACCTAATGTTGGTAAGTCAACACTTATGAACCAGATAATCGGACAGAAGATTGCGATTACTTCTAACAAGCCTCAGACTACAAGAAACAGAATACAGACTGTATACACTGATGAGCGTGGACAGATTGTTTTCGTTGATACTCCGGGTATCCACAAGGCTAAGAACAAGCTTGGTGAATACATGGTTGGTGCGGCAGAGAAGACAATCAGCGAGGTTGACCTTATATGCTGGCTAGTTGAGCCTACAACACATCTTGGAGCTGCCGAGGAGCATATCGTAGAGAAGCTTAAAGAGTGTAAGACTCCTATAGTTCTTGTGATCAATAAGACTGACACAATTAAGAAAGAGGAGATTCTTCCGGTTATTGACTGCTACAGAAAGGAACTTGATTTTGTTGATATTGTTCCTGTATGTGCAAGAAACGGCAATAATGTTGATGACCTGCTTGATGTTATATTCTTACATCTTGATTATGGTCCGATGTACTATGATGAAGATACAGTAACAGACCAGCCAATGAAGCAGATTGTTGCAGAACTTATAAGAGAGAAGGCACTTCATGCATTAAATGACGAGATTCCACACGGAATTGCGGTTGTTATTGACAGCTTCAAGGAAAGAAGAAATGCAAGAGGTCCTATAACAGATATCGACGCTACTATCATATGCGAAAGAGATTCCCACAAAGGAATTATTATTGGCAAGGGCGGCGAAATGCTTAAGAAAATCGGAACTAATGCAAGATACGAGATTGAGAAGCAGCTTGACATGAAGGTTAATCTTAAGCTCTGGGTAAAAGTTAAGAAGGAATGGCGCGACAGTGATATTCTTCTTAAGAACTTCGGATATGACAAGAAGAAGGACAAATAA
- a CDS encoding insulinase family protein: MNLETRYNKLNKDYGAYELVNIEKLNDLNSVGLLLKHKKSGARVAIISNDDDNKVFSIGFKTPPDNDTGMQHIIEHSTLCGSRKYPVKDPFVELCKGSLNTFLNAMTYPDKTVYPVASCNMADFKNIMDVYMDAVFYPAMYEHEEIFKQEGWHYELEDVDGELAYNGVVFNEMKGVYSSADDVLSRYTFVSLFPDSEYKNESGGDPEAIPQLKYEDFIKYHKEYYHPVNSYIYLYGDIDVDERLEYLDKEYLSAFDKNDVNIDAEVTFQKAFDAPKYETREYAITDDEPEEDNTYLSYNVVIGTSTDPVSYLALQILDYALIMAPGAPLKQALIDAGIGTDVYSVLETSVYQPVYSIITKNANESDRDRFVKVVEDTLSDIVKNGLSKRMVKAGINYYEFKYREADFGPYPKGLMYYLTMMDSWLYDENKPFIHVEAGETFEIIKKDSENGFFEKFIEDNIINNNHEVVLSLVPKHGLAEKKEAKEAEQLAKYKATLSKEELEELVKQTKALKEYQDTPSSQKDLEKIPQLELKDITREPAKLYIDPKKTGGVDVIHHNMFTNGIAYIMMCYDCKNVPDELLPYIGLLSSVLGLMDTEKYTYTELTNEININCGGISTDAAIYTDNKDFDKCTIMYEVKGKVLYDNIQFVLDMMNEIIYKTKFSDYKRLKEIIAKLKSRMESTMTSAGHSTAMLAGMAQFSRNAYYSNEMRGYGFYELIQKLDSQFDELKEDIADKLSKLVDYIFHKENIIVSFTADDKGYDAFAPAFGKYVEGLKKSDMPACERKYTPANVKTGYTSASQVQYVARCGNFRDGGYEYTGALRVLKVIFSYDYLWINVRVKGGAYGCMSGSYRNGDMYMVSYRDPNLRKTNEIYENAADYLEHFDVSDRDMVKFIIGTIGDMDTPMNPAAKGTRSFGAYICNTDYESLKKERGQVLDCNVERIRELAPLVRCAMDENYFCVVGSSKEINKESELFDKIQPLIKVQG; the protein is encoded by the coding sequence ATGAATTTAGAGACAAGATATAACAAACTTAATAAAGATTACGGTGCATATGAGCTTGTTAATATTGAAAAGCTTAATGACCTTAATTCTGTAGGACTTTTATTAAAGCATAAGAAATCAGGTGCGAGAGTTGCAATTATTTCTAATGATGATGATAACAAGGTATTTTCTATAGGTTTTAAGACACCACCGGATAATGACACAGGAATGCAGCATATAATTGAACATTCTACCTTGTGTGGCTCAAGAAAATATCCGGTTAAAGACCCATTTGTAGAACTATGCAAGGGTTCTCTTAACACATTTCTTAATGCAATGACTTATCCGGATAAGACAGTATATCCTGTTGCAAGCTGCAATATGGCGGATTTTAAGAATATTATGGATGTCTATATGGATGCGGTATTCTATCCTGCAATGTATGAGCATGAGGAGATATTCAAGCAGGAAGGCTGGCATTATGAACTTGAAGATGTAGATGGAGAGCTTGCTTATAACGGAGTTGTATTTAATGAGATGAAGGGTGTGTATTCTTCAGCAGATGATGTACTTTCAAGATATACATTTGTATCACTCTTCCCTGATTCTGAATACAAGAATGAATCAGGTGGTGACCCTGAGGCTATACCACAGCTTAAGTATGAAGATTTCATTAAGTATCACAAGGAATATTATCATCCTGTGAACAGTTATATCTATCTGTACGGAGATATTGATGTTGATGAGAGACTTGAATATCTTGATAAGGAATACCTCTCAGCTTTCGATAAGAACGATGTTAATATAGATGCCGAGGTAACTTTCCAGAAAGCATTTGACGCACCTAAGTATGAAACAAGAGAGTATGCAATTACTGATGATGAGCCAGAGGAGGATAACACTTATCTTTCTTACAATGTTGTTATCGGAACATCAACAGACCCTGTAAGCTACCTTGCATTACAGATTCTTGATTATGCACTTATCATGGCACCGGGTGCTCCGCTTAAGCAGGCACTTATTGATGCCGGAATTGGAACAGATGTGTATAGTGTGTTAGAGACATCTGTGTACCAGCCGGTGTATTCAATTATTACCAAGAATGCGAATGAAAGTGACAGAGACAGATTCGTAAAGGTTGTTGAAGACACACTTTCTGATATTGTTAAGAACGGTCTTAGCAAGAGAATGGTTAAGGCAGGAATCAACTATTACGAATTCAAATACAGAGAAGCTGATTTTGGGCCATATCCGAAGGGACTTATGTATTATCTTACAATGATGGACAGCTGGCTTTATGATGAGAACAAGCCATTCATTCATGTTGAGGCAGGTGAGACATTTGAAATAATCAAGAAGGATTCAGAGAACGGCTTCTTTGAGAAATTCATTGAAGACAATATTATTAATAATAATCATGAGGTAGTGTTAAGTCTTGTTCCAAAGCATGGACTTGCAGAGAAGAAGGAAGCAAAGGAAGCAGAGCAGCTTGCAAAGTATAAGGCAACACTTTCTAAGGAAGAGCTGGAAGAGCTTGTTAAGCAGACAAAGGCATTAAAGGAATATCAGGATACACCTTCAAGCCAGAAGGACCTTGAGAAGATTCCACAGCTTGAGTTAAAGGATATCACAAGAGAGCCGGCCAAGTTATATATTGACCCTAAGAAGACTGGTGGTGTTGATGTAATCCACCACAATATGTTCACTAATGGAATTGCATATATAATGATGTGCTACGACTGTAAGAATGTGCCTGATGAACTGCTTCCATATATCGGACTTTTAAGCTCGGTTCTTGGACTTATGGATACTGAAAAGTACACATATACAGAGCTGACTAATGAAATCAATATTAACTGTGGTGGAATCTCAACTGATGCTGCCATATACACAGATAATAAGGATTTTGACAAATGTACTATCATGTACGAGGTTAAGGGTAAGGTTCTCTATGACAATATCCAGTTTGTGCTTGATATGATGAATGAAATTATATATAAGACAAAGTTCTCAGATTATAAGAGACTTAAAGAGATAATTGCGAAGCTTAAGTCAAGGATGGAAAGCACAATGACAAGTGCGGGACATTCAACAGCAATGCTTGCAGGTATGGCACAGTTTTCAAGAAATGCATATTATTCTAATGAGATGAGAGGATATGGGTTCTATGAGCTTATACAGAAGCTTGACTCACAGTTTGATGAGCTTAAGGAAGATATCGCAGATAAGTTAAGCAAACTTGTCGATTATATATTCCACAAAGAGAATATTATTGTCAGCTTTACTGCTGATGATAAGGGATATGATGCATTTGCACCTGCTTTCGGAAAGTATGTGGAAGGATTGAAAAAATCGGACATGCCAGCATGCGAAAGAAAGTACACACCTGCAAATGTCAAGACAGGATATACTTCAGCTTCACAGGTCCAGTATGTTGCAAGATGTGGTAATTTCAGGGATGGAGGATATGAATACACAGGAGCATTAAGAGTGCTTAAGGTTATATTCTCGTACGATTATCTCTGGATTAATGTTAGAGTAAAAGGTGGCGCATACGGCTGCATGAGCGGTTCTTACAGAAACGGTGACATGTATATGGTTTCTTACAGAGACCCTAATTTAAGAAAGACTAACGAGATATATGAAAATGCAGCAGACTATCTTGAGCATTTTGATGTAAGTGACAGGGATATGGTTAAGTTCATAATCGGAACAATAGGTGATATGGATACACCTATGAATCCGGCAGCAAAGGGAACAAGATCCTTTGGTGCATACATCTGTAACACAGATTATGAATCACTCAAGAAAGAAAGAGGTCAGGTTCTTGACTGTAATGTAGAAAGAATAAGAGAGCTTGCACCGCTTGTAAGATGTGCAATGGACGAGAATTATTTCTGCGTTGTGGGAAGCAGCAAGGAAATCAATAAAGAGAGTGAACTTTTTGATAAGATACAGCCACTTATCAAGGTACAGGGATAA
- the dnaJ gene encoding molecular chaperone DnaJ, with protein sequence MADKRDYYEVLGVPKDADDAAIKKAYRQLAKKYHPDMNPGDKEAEIKFKEASEAYAVLSDAEKRRQYDQFGHAAFEGGAGGAGAGGFDFDFGDMGDIFGDLFGGMFGGGGSRRNSNGPRRGADVRVNVRITFDESVRGTTKKIDVTLKDECSSCHGTGAKPGTSPETCSKCGGRGQVTFTQQSFLGMVRSQQPCPDCHGTGKIIKEKCPDCYGTGYISSKKTIEVNIPAGIDNGQCVRIQGKGEPGVNGGPRGDLLVAVIISASTEFERDGYNIFSNVVISYPTAVLGGEIKVKTVDGEVLYEVKPGTASGTRVRLKGKGMPSVRNAAQRGDHYITLIVDIPTKLNQEQKDALMAYEKALTGNERHGKKKGLFGK encoded by the coding sequence ATGGCAGATAAGAGAGATTATTATGAAGTCCTTGGCGTGCCTAAGGATGCCGATGACGCTGCTATTAAGAAAGCATACAGACAACTTGCAAAGAAATATCATCCTGATATGAATCCAGGGGATAAAGAAGCTGAAATAAAATTCAAAGAGGCTTCTGAAGCTTATGCGGTGTTAAGCGATGCTGAAAAGAGAAGACAGTATGACCAGTTTGGCCATGCCGCATTTGAAGGCGGAGCAGGTGGAGCTGGAGCAGGTGGCTTCGATTTCGATTTTGGTGACATGGGAGATATTTTCGGAGATCTCTTTGGCGGTATGTTCGGAGGCGGCGGAAGCAGACGAAACAGCAATGGACCAAGAAGAGGTGCTGATGTAAGAGTTAATGTAAGAATTACATTTGACGAGTCAGTAAGGGGAACAACCAAGAAGATAGATGTTACATTAAAGGATGAGTGCTCAAGCTGTCACGGTACAGGAGCTAAGCCTGGTACATCACCAGAGACCTGTAGCAAATGTGGTGGTCGTGGACAGGTGACTTTCACACAGCAGTCATTCCTTGGAATGGTAAGAAGCCAGCAGCCATGTCCTGACTGTCATGGAACTGGTAAGATAATTAAGGAGAAGTGTCCGGATTGTTACGGAACAGGCTATATAAGCAGCAAGAAGACTATCGAAGTCAATATCCCAGCAGGTATCGATAATGGTCAGTGCGTACGTATACAGGGCAAAGGTGAGCCGGGAGTTAATGGCGGACCAAGAGGTGACCTCTTAGTTGCTGTTATTATCTCAGCAAGCACAGAATTTGAAAGAGACGGATACAATATATTCTCTAATGTTGTAATAAGCTATCCAACAGCGGTACTTGGCGGTGAAATCAAGGTTAAGACTGTTGATGGAGAAGTATTGTACGAAGTTAAGCCGGGAACAGCATCAGGTACAAGAGTAAGACTTAAAGGCAAAGGTATGCCAAGTGTAAGAAATGCAGCACAGAGAGGCGATCATTATATCACTTTAATAGTTGATATTCCTACAAAGCTTAATCAGGAGCAGAAGGACGCACTTATGGCATATGAAAAGGCGCTTACAGGCAATGAAAGACACGGTAAGAAGAAAGGTCTTTTCGGCAAATAA